A part of Bacteroidales bacterium genomic DNA contains:
- a CDS encoding ferredoxin--NADP reductase — translation MNEPILNAVVTLRNEVSPWLMILQVVPDGWEFPHYVPGQFTALGLPGSASRCALAEPEISPPAEADKLIKRVYSISSSPENHEFLEFYLALVPGGKLSPRLFNLKIGDRVWLSPKPVGRFNYDDSKIPEGANLLLLATGSGLAPFISMLSTYLINQPKRKVAVIHGVRHSWDLGYRSILMAMEHLRSNITYIPVVSRPEEEPVPWKGATGHVQDVWNSGAIAKAWGCTPGPLNTHVFMCGNPRMNESMIEILTKEGFKEDTKDEYGQIHAEKYW, via the coding sequence ATGAATGAGCCGATTTTGAATGCTGTAGTGACCCTGCGAAACGAAGTTTCTCCCTGGTTGATGATACTGCAGGTTGTACCCGATGGATGGGAATTCCCTCACTACGTGCCCGGCCAGTTTACTGCTTTGGGATTACCCGGTTCGGCGTCACGCTGTGCACTTGCCGAACCGGAAATCAGCCCTCCTGCAGAAGCTGACAAGCTGATAAAACGGGTTTACTCTATCTCGTCCTCTCCTGAAAACCATGAATTTCTTGAATTTTACCTAGCACTGGTACCAGGCGGCAAGTTGTCGCCCCGGCTGTTCAACCTTAAAATTGGCGACCGTGTCTGGCTTTCGCCAAAACCAGTTGGCAGGTTTAATTACGATGATTCAAAGATCCCTGAAGGAGCCAACTTGTTACTTCTGGCTACCGGTTCCGGGCTTGCACCTTTCATCAGCATGTTAAGCACTTACCTGATCAACCAACCCAAACGAAAGGTTGCCGTGATTCATGGCGTACGACATTCGTGGGATTTAGGTTACAGGTCAATTTTAATGGCCATGGAGCATCTTCGTTCGAATATAACGTACATACCCGTCGTCAGCCGTCCCGAAGAAGAACCTGTTCCCTGGAAAGGAGCGACCGGTCATGTTCAGGATGTATGGAATAGTGGTGCAATAGCTAAGGCATGGGGATGTACCCCGGGGCCTCTCAATACCCATGTTTTCATGTGTGGAAATCCCCGGATGAACGAATCGATGATCGAAATACTCACAAAGGAGGGATTTAAAGAAGACACGAAGGACGAATACGGCCAGATACATGCGGAAAAATACTGGTAA
- a CDS encoding 4Fe-4S binding protein codes for MMETGPGFKAKLKFYHCKSSYHCMAACPEQAITKGADRFPPMACLSDDLLPGKAEIDPDKCTGCGLCIPVCPNNALEMVPVDS; via the coding sequence ATGATGGAAACAGGTCCCGGCTTCAAAGCAAAATTGAAATTTTACCACTGTAAAAGCAGTTACCATTGCATGGCTGCTTGTCCGGAACAGGCCATAACGAAAGGCGCTGATCGTTTTCCCCCCATGGCCTGCCTGAGTGATGATCTGCTGCCCGGAAAGGCAGAAATTGACCCGGACAAATGTACCGGTTGTGGATTGTGCATACCGGTTTGCCCAAATAATGCCCTTGAAATGGTGCCAGTTGATAGTTAA
- a CDS encoding 4Fe-4S binding protein yields the protein MNTTDQSKDVYERLADVLDATPQGFPRMKSGVELKLLRLVFTPEEVSLASYLTTTYEYPAEIARRAGIDVEDALVILSGLISRKLVRMKGPPSYPGMPAPPPGKDSLFRLGPFMIGWYEACMRVESTEFATLFHQYMEEGGSERILAPRPGVLGVVPVRGSLKPELMATMEPHLDIDAHLKRHDRFLVMDCVCKREMEALGKDDSRYPLKRCGFLGLPSSVPLGEHVLSREEADQLLRKLEKMGHVSNAAYGFQMGAESPQYVGGCNCDRYACGVFNNHYPSQASNYRVVKDYDKCIACGICIDRCPVYAHTEGNRDDGMPEYNRDKCIGCGVCVIACDPEALELEPVSAEEWFYTPKSLEEWEEMRAKYLASEK from the coding sequence ATGAACACTACGGATCAATCAAAAGATGTTTACGAACGACTGGCCGATGTGCTTGATGCAACCCCTCAGGGCTTTCCCAGGATGAAATCCGGGGTGGAATTAAAACTGCTAAGGCTGGTGTTTACTCCCGAGGAGGTTTCGCTGGCCAGTTACCTGACCACAACCTACGAATATCCTGCTGAAATAGCCAGACGCGCTGGCATTGATGTGGAAGATGCCCTCGTGATACTATCCGGGCTGATTTCCAGGAAACTTGTTCGCATGAAAGGTCCGCCGTCTTATCCCGGCATGCCGGCTCCTCCTCCCGGAAAAGATTCGCTGTTCCGGCTTGGCCCTTTTATGATCGGGTGGTACGAAGCATGTATGCGGGTTGAGAGCACGGAATTTGCAACCCTTTTCCATCAATATATGGAAGAGGGTGGCAGCGAACGGATCCTTGCTCCGCGGCCCGGCGTGCTGGGCGTTGTTCCGGTGCGGGGCTCGCTTAAGCCGGAATTGATGGCTACGATGGAGCCGCACCTCGATATTGACGCTCATTTAAAGCGGCACGATCGTTTTCTGGTAATGGATTGTGTGTGCAAAAGGGAGATGGAGGCCCTGGGAAAAGACGACAGCCGTTATCCGTTGAAACGCTGCGGATTTTTAGGACTACCTTCCAGTGTACCACTGGGAGAACATGTGCTCAGCCGGGAGGAAGCCGACCAGCTTCTTCGAAAGCTTGAAAAAATGGGGCATGTAAGTAATGCAGCCTACGGATTTCAGATGGGCGCCGAAAGCCCGCAGTATGTCGGCGGCTGCAATTGCGACCGTTACGCCTGCGGGGTATTTAACAACCACTATCCCAGCCAGGCCTCAAACTACCGTGTCGTCAAAGATTACGATAAATGTATAGCCTGCGGTATTTGCATCGATCGTTGTCCCGTCTATGCACATACCGAAGGTAACCGTGATGATGGCATGCCGGAATATAACAGGGACAAGTGCATCGGATGCGGTGTTTGCGTGATTGCCTGTGATCCTGAAGCGCTTGAACTGGAACCGGTGTCGGCAGAGGAATGGTTCTATACTCCCAAAAGCCTGGAGGAATGGGAAGAAATGAGGGCAAAATACCTGGCTTCGGAGAAGTAG